In Candidatus Sulfurimonas marisnigri, a single genomic region encodes these proteins:
- a CDS encoding type IV pili methyl-accepting chemotaxis transducer N-terminal domain-containing protein — MIKTTKMSTKIKLLGSMLTVLMISVIGTTIYLNQQNTKDALVVNIVGKQRMLTQKIAKNIFYIYHSSNKDFTELDSAANEFINGLKILEHGDKDKEILAVNTYSISTQLKNVNKLWVNFYENIQKFKLLNNSKFSISKELEKVVNSIYEQNTILLDNVDKLVTMYTNHSEEKTNFIKTFQYLSGITFLILLIYSLTKLRAMESHVDSFIQHSKTLINNENISKITPIKIKPESESEIAEVGDTINCFIQKINSAIEHSDEALRQSQYASSKLEELTDEFDTIINELQDNSLASKHLNNSEDIVIESTEVLINSTHKLSNLKKELEKLTKSCQIVKP; from the coding sequence ATGATTAAAACAACAAAAATGAGTACAAAAATCAAACTATTAGGCTCTATGCTAACAGTTCTAATGATTAGTGTAATAGGAACTACTATATACCTCAACCAGCAAAATACGAAAGATGCCCTTGTTGTAAATATTGTTGGAAAACAAAGAATGTTAACTCAAAAAATTGCTAAAAATATTTTTTATATATATCATAGTTCTAATAAAGATTTTACTGAACTAGATTCGGCTGCTAATGAGTTTATTAATGGTCTGAAGATTTTAGAACATGGGGATAAAGATAAAGAGATTTTAGCTGTTAATACATATAGTATCTCTACGCAACTTAAAAATGTCAATAAACTTTGGGTTAACTTTTATGAAAATATTCAAAAGTTTAAACTTCTCAATAATTCAAAATTTAGTATAAGTAAAGAGCTTGAAAAAGTCGTTAATTCTATATATGAACAAAACACCATCCTTCTTGATAATGTTGATAAACTAGTAACTATGTATACAAACCACAGTGAAGAGAAAACTAATTTCATAAAAACTTTCCAATACTTATCGGGAATTACATTCTTAATTTTACTTATATACTCACTAACAAAGTTAAGAGCGATGGAGTCACATGTAGATTCTTTTATACAGCACTCCAAAACACTCATAAATAATGAAAATATATCCAAGATTACACCAATAAAAATCAAACCTGAAAGCGAGAGTGAGATAGCTGAAGTTGGTGATACTATTAATTGTTTTATTCAAAAAATAAACTCTGCTATCGAACACTCCGACGAGGCTCTGAGACAATCACAGTATGCATCTTCCAAACTAGAGGAGCTTACTGATGAGTTTGACACTATCATAAATGAACTGCAAGATAATTCATTAGCATCTAAACACCTCAACAATAGCGAGGACATTGTCATTGAATCAACAGAGGTTTTAATAAACTCAACTCATAAACTTTCAAACCTAAAAAAAGAGTTAGAGAAACTTACTAAAAGTTGTCAAATAGTTAAACCATAA